GGACCGGCGGGACCAGCAGGACCGCAAGGAGTACCAGGAAATGACGGGGCCGATGGGGCACAAGGGCCAGCGGGACCACAAGGAATACCAGGAAACGATGGGGCCGACGGAGCACAAGGACCGGCGGGACCAGCAGGACCGCAAGGAATTCCAGGGAACGATGGGGCCGACGGAGCACAAGGACCGGCAGGACCACAAGGAGTACCAGGAAATGATGGGGCAGATGGAGCACAAGGACCAGCGGGACCAGCAGGACCGCAAGGAATACCCGGAAATGACGGGGCAGATGGGGCACAAGGACCAGCAGGGCCAATAGGACCACAAGGAGTACCAGGAAATGACGGGACCGATGGGGCACAAGGACCGGCGGGACCACAAGGAATACCAGGAAACGACGGAGCTGACGGAGCACAAGGACCGGCGGGACCAGCAGGACCGCAAGGAATTCCAGGGAACGATGGGGCCGACGGAGCACAAGGACCAGCGGGACCACAAGGAGTACCAGGAAATGACGGGGCAGATGGAGCACAAGGACCAGCGGGACCAGCAGGAATACCAGGAAACGACGGGGCAGATGGGGCACAAGGACCGGCGGGACCACAAGGAATACCAGGAAACGACGGAGCTGACGGAGCACAAGGACCGGCGGGACCACAAGGAATACCAGGAAACGACGGAGCTGACGGAGCACAAGGACCGGCGGGACCAGCAGGACCGCAAGGAATACCCGGAAATGATGGAGCACAAGGACCAGCGGGACCAGCAGGGCCAATAGGACCACAAGGAGTACCAGGAAATGACGGGGCCGATGGGGCACAAGGGCCAGCGGGACCACAAGGAATACCAGGAAACGATGGGGCCGACGGAGCACAAGGACCAGCGGGACCAGCAGGACCGCAAGGAATTCCAGGAAACGACGGGGCAGATGGGGCACAAGGACCAGCGGGGCCAATAGGACCACAAGGAGTACCAGGAAATGACGGAGCGGACGGGGCACAAGGACCGGCGGGGCCAATAGGACCACAGGGAATACCGGGCAACGATGGGGCCGACGGAGCACAAGGACCAGCAGGACCGCAAGGAATACCCGGAAATGACGGAGCGGACGGGGCACAAGGACCGGCGGGACCACAAGGAATACCAGGGAACGACGGAGCTGACGGAGCACAAGGACCGGCGGGACCGCAAGGAGTACCAGGGAACGATGGGGCCGACGGAGCACAAGGACCGCAAGGAATACCCGGAAATGATGGAGCCGACGGAGCACAAGGACCGGCAGGACCACAAGGAGTACCAGGCAACGACGGAGCAGACGGAGCACAAGGACCAGCGGGACCAGCAGGACCGCAAGGAATACCAGGAAACGACGGGGCAGATGGGGCACAAGGACCAGCGGGGCCAATAGGACCACAAGGAGTACCAGGAAATGACGGGGCAGATGGGGCACAAGGACCGGCGGGGCCAATAGGACCACAGGGAATACCGGGCAACGATGGGGCCGACGGAGCACAAGGACCAGCAGGACCGCAAGGAATACCCGGAAATGACGGAGCGGACGGGGCACAAGGACCGGCGGGACCGCAAGGAGTACCAGGAAGTGACGGGGCCGATGGGGCACAAGGACCGGCGGGACCAGCAGGACCGCAAGGAGTATCAGGGAACGACGGAGCTGACGGAGCACAAGGACCGGCGGGACCGCAAGGAGTACCAGGGAACGATGGAGCCGACGGAGCACAAGGACCACAAGGGATACCAGGAAATGACGGGGCCGACGGAGCACAAGGACCACAAGGGATACCAGGAAATGACGGAGCCGACGGGGCACAAGGACCGGCAGGACCTCAAGGGCCTGTAGGACCACCACAAACCTTGAGTAAGACTGACAACACCATAACTTTAAGTGACGGAGGAGGGTCAATTGACGAAACTATCACCAACTTAACTCAAGATACTTCAACAGGAGTAATTACATATACTAACGAAGAAGCCACTCCGCAAACTGCAAACACTGTAGGGGCAGAGACCAACAATCAAATCTCAGTCGGCGCCAATGGCGGAGCGTTCTATATAAGCCCAATCAGAGCTTTTGGAAAAGTATCATCAGGCGGTGGTCTGGTCAAAGGTACTGCCGGAGTCACTGTAACTAAACTGAGTGGAAATGGGTATTATAGGGTAAATCTCCCTCCAGGATTGGTAGGAGATGCTGACTATATCATTCAATTGGCGCAACCAAGCCGAGATGGTTCAGGCAATGATGACCCTGGAATTTCATACCGAAATCAAACAGCTTCAAGTTTTGAGGTCATTGTAGGTGATAACGACAATGGGGGCTCTGATAGAAATCGCTTCAACTCAGAGTTTATGTTTACTGTTTTAGATTTATAATACAACCAAATGAAAAGAATTAGTATAGCAATTTTACTGTTTTCATTTATTACTGCGATAGCACAAACACCAACTGCAGGTGATTTGGTTGGCATACACAATGTGACAACTATGGAAATGAATGCCATTGCCAACCCTATAGAGGGTTCCATGGTTTTTAATACCACCACAAGAAGCATGCACTTTTATAGTAATGCAGTTTGGGTAGAAATCCCTAATGTGGCCAACGTGTATGTAGGTGCCTTTCAAATAACGGGTGCAGGAAATCAAGTTATAAATGGCCTACCCTTTGAACCAAGCAGTATCACATTTTCGGCACATGCCAATGTGGAAAGCTTCAATTTAAACTCTGATAATGCGGTAGGTAACAATAACACCGGTATTGCCAACTCATTTGGGTCTATGAACGGTTTCGCAAGAAATGATGGCGGCAATATTACAGAACAGGTGATTTATGTTGGTGGTAGTGGAAACTCCATTAACGATATTTCGAGATATGCATCCAACTCCCATAGTATTGGTTTACGTTATGGAAATCAAAATGGAAATAATTTAGGGATAACTTCTGCAAGCGTTACCAGTTTCAATACAGATGGGTTTACGGTGAACACGGATAGTTTTGCTGATGGCATTGTGGTTTTATTCCAAGCTTATAGGTAAAAGATGATTGAAAAATATCAACATATAAAATATTATACATTAGGATTGGCCCTGATTTTGACTAACATTGTGTTAAGTCAAGATACATTTCAAAATTTTGGGAACCTTCAGTTTCACAACACTGCTTCTGTAGGTTTTCATATTGACCTTATCGATAATGGTACTTTTGACAAAAACCTTGGACTAACTGGTTTCTATAGTCCAAATCAGCTTACTGTTTCCGGAACTTCAAATCCAATTTTCAACGATGTTGAGATTATAGCCGAAAATGGATTGGTATTGGATACATGGGTAGGTGTTACCAATAACGCAAATTTTATTGTTGGGGATGTTGTCACCCCTAAAACCGATTCCAATTCATATTTAAATTTTATCGACGGCGCTTTCTTTACAGGCACCGGGAATGAAACCCATATTAACGGATATGCAGGAGCAACCAACAAGGAGATAATCACGTTTCCTGTTGGCGATGGACAACGGATAAGACATCTTACCCTTACCTCTAGTGCTATTAACGATTTGGCAAGATGCGCCTATTTTTTTGAAGATCCCAACAACCCATCATCTCTTACAGGACAGTTCAATACTGAAAATAAAGAATTTGAAGACTTGCAGGTAAGTAATTTTGAATTTTGGAAGTTGGAGAGCAATCAACCTTCTATTGTTACCTTGACTTGGGACAGTAATAGTAATGCACCTTCATTTGCAGATACTACCGAAGATTTACTGGTCGTGGGATGGAACAGTACAGAAAACCGATGGGAGCGTCTTGGAAATACTGGAGTTACCGGAAACTTAACAACTGGGAGTATTTCTTCCGAAACCTTTGTTCCTGATGATTACGAAATTATCACACTGGGCGGAAACGAATTGCTTGAGCCCTTCAGTGTATTAGAGCTTGACAATTATTTTTTAACTCCCAACAATGATGGCATCAATGATTTTCTGGAGATTGAAGGTCTTGAAAATTTTCCAAACAATTATCTGAAAATCTATAACCGATATGGTATTCTGGTGTACTCAAAATTGAATTATTCCAATGAATTTAATGGTATTTCAAACCAAAATACAGTTATTCGAAGGGATGCCGGTTTATCTTCGGGGGTCTATTTCTATATTTTGACCATTACCGACACCAAACAAAAATATCAAGGCTACATGTATATTTCGGAATAAGTGTTCCACGAGAAAAACTATGGCTGGGCATCCCAATAGAAAAAAACTACTTAAATTGTCCTTTA
The nucleotide sequence above comes from Flagellimonas sp. HMM57. Encoded proteins:
- a CDS encoding gliding motility-associated C-terminal domain-containing protein; this encodes MIEKYQHIKYYTLGLALILTNIVLSQDTFQNFGNLQFHNTASVGFHIDLIDNGTFDKNLGLTGFYSPNQLTVSGTSNPIFNDVEIIAENGLVLDTWVGVTNNANFIVGDVVTPKTDSNSYLNFIDGAFFTGTGNETHINGYAGATNKEIITFPVGDGQRIRHLTLTSSAINDLARCAYFFEDPNNPSSLTGQFNTENKEFEDLQVSNFEFWKLESNQPSIVTLTWDSNSNAPSFADTTEDLLVVGWNSTENRWERLGNTGVTGNLTTGSISSETFVPDDYEIITLGGNELLEPFSVLELDNYFLTPNNDGINDFLEIEGLENFPNNYLKIYNRYGILVYSKLNYSNEFNGISNQNTVIRRDAGLSSGVYFYILTITDTKQKYQGYMYISE